The following proteins are co-located in the Helicobacter acinonychis genome:
- a CDS encoding type Z 30S ribosomal protein S14 — MAKKSMIAKAQRKPKFQVRAYTRCRICGRSHSVYRDFGLCRVCLRKMGSEGLIPGLRKASW, encoded by the coding sequence ATGGCTAAAAAATCAATGATAGCAAAGGCTCAAAGGAAACCAAAATTCCAAGTAAGGGCTTATACTAGATGTCGCATTTGTGGGAGATCTCATTCGGTTTATAGGGATTTTGGACTTTGTAGGGTGTGCCTTAGAAAAATGGGCAGTGAGGGACTCATCCCAGGCTTAAGAAAAGCTAGTTGGTAA